GAAATAACTATAATTACCTATAATTACAATAGCTTATGAAAAGATAAGTTCACACtcttagtttttcttttttctttttttttagatcAGTATCAATTAAGATAGCTAATATCTTAACTAAAGATTGCTTTCTATGTCATTATTTTCCTTCAAATAAAGTTAACTTAGCTTATGAAcaaataaattacaaaaaaaattcataataaaaacataaatatcaaattctatatattttcaatgatattttaaTTCTCAAATATATTTTGCACCGACTAATATTAAATCGAGAATAAATTTTTCGATACcatttaataaaacataattcGTGACAAGGTCGACGCATGATTTAATGTGGCTCCATAACTCCCACTACATCTACATATATCAATTACAAGGCACTTGAGTTATCCTTACTCGAGTAAATTTTTTTACGCATCCTCTCACCTAAACCTTGAATGACTCTTTTGTTAACTCTCTCTAAAAACTCTAGAAAGAAATCTTTACGAGCACTCAAAGTATCTTCCTCTATGCCTCTCTCACCCACCGAAATCTTGAAACTCATAATATATTCGTACATATAAATCTTAATTCACTAAGGAGCTTTAATCTAATTAGGATTCCTCTAATTATAATCTGAACACAATTAAAActcataaaaatatttatccatcCTTACATAGGGTACTTACTGTATATGAACCTGAACATAATTATATATGCCAAAGAAAACCTTACTATCATGTCACCGCTGTTTCTCTACATACTTGTATCGAAATGTGGCCCAAATCTTTTGACATTCTCGAAAAACATGAGAATGTAGCATCTATATATTGGTACTTCACAAAGATAGTGTTGTACATAAACATCCCAAGATAGGGTTAAAAAACCTTAAGGGCCCATAGAATTATTCATCCAACATTGGATTCTAACTGTGGTTTGCAAGGACATGTCGCCCCCACCTCTCGAGGACACATACCATCTCTCTTCTCCACAGCTGCAATCAAGATTAGGCCAGGTCAATTCCAGCtaaatatgaagcatttatgtcaTTCCTCTTCTCCATTATTTATCTGATCATAATTATTCATGTAATCAGGATTGCCATCTTCTCAAGATTTGTTCCAACCTAATCCAAGCTCACTCATCAACTCAGTTCatctcatacatacatacatatataaataaataaatatatatatatatatatacactttatATTAAATCGGAATTACTTTAATTAGCTGGCCTAACTTGTACTCTCACATTTGATGACGGCGAGTTCCATTCTTGGGTAATCAAAGCATGAAACCAAACTGAGACAACCCTTTCATCACCATACATGTTAATTAATTGGATGCATATATATGCTGAGAATAGTACACTGTTATCACAGCATGTATATTAAAGCTTTGCGTGGCGATTTGCACTAATTGTCGTCCTCGTGATCCACTTGATCAACCCATCATTAATGGTTGACATGGAAATAGAACTGTTTGTTGAGGATCTCTTGAATCCAATTGATTGCAAGTCTTTGCTAAGCATCCTGAATTCTTTGGCCTTAATCTTCTTGCCTTTCATGGTTTTCCTTTGGCCAAATCGTCCTTCTCCGTGTGTGAACTGCTAGGGATTGTGATGCACCGCCTCTACTTCAATGGTCCAGCATCCTCATCGTCTCAACCAACCGACGCTGATGGCGGACGACGCCAAGCGTTGTCATCCTCGGTGGCCCGGCTGCCCTACGCGCATGTTGGGAATGATCCACAGTGATGGCTTGCTCCATTAACTCCCTTCTCAGTGGCCGCTAGTGACACTTCATGAACCTAACACGCAATGGAGTAAATGAGAGCATAACTCACGACATTAGATGTGTTTGCCAAGGCTCCATGATACATGTTTGCCGCGTTCTATTAACTCCTCCGAGGCCCCTCAACTCCTCCTCATCGAGATACCAAATCCGAGACATTTCGTTTACTGCAGTATCTACTTTCATCCACTCACTGGAGCGATATGAAACCATGTATACAGATTGATTCTGCGGTCTTTTCTCTTTGATTTAGTAGCTGCACAAGTCGTCCGTTTTGCTATTTAGGAACAAGCACAGGATCTGCATAACATACTCGATGGCAAGGTCGAGGATCGAGGATGCCGGGAGCGAGAGATCTCTACATTAGCAAACGAGTCGATCACATTAACTGGGTTTTCCTAATCAACTACGCAGACATAACACCAAACCTAATAACAGGATGTCGCTGTACTCTCAGTCCTCCGAGGATGGACTTGCGAGCCACATTTGAATGCTAAGAATATGGGATAAAGCTTGAAAGTGAACTCGGCGACGATGGTCCGTTAGCGACTTGTCTTGTGCATCAAATGCATGCAGATTAATCTTTGAGTGGTTTCGCACCACTGTGTTTCTGCGTTCAaattcctccctcttcctccCCTATAAATACATGGCCTGCAAACATGTGCATAGTccgatatctctctctctctttctctctctctctctctctctctctctctctctctctctctctctctctctctctctctctctaaatatatatatttatataatctaTTTAGTCTCTTTGAGTTATCTAGTTCGAAGTGTTCATTCATCTCTTGGCAGCCATGGCTGAGAAGGTTGCACCTTCGGTTGACAACAGGCTTCCGAGTTACCTTCTGAAGCTACTGAAGCCTAACTACATGAAGCTCCTCTACCACCATGTCATCTCGAACGCTCTTTATCTCTGCCTCGGCCCGCTGCTGGTGCTACTCTTCCCTCGCCTATCAACGCTGACCCTCGCCGACCTGCGTGAGCTTCCGAACCAGCCATGGGTTAACCTGTCGGCGGTGGTCACCACATCGACCCTCCTCATGGCGGTGGCCACCTTGTATGCCATGAGCCGCCCCCGCCCGGTCTATTTGGTGGACTTCTCCTGCTACAAGCCGACCCAGGCTCACATGGCCACCCGCGGTGAGATCATGGAGCATTTCAAGAAAGCCGGGACGTTCACCGACGAGACCGTGGCCTTCCAGCACAAGATGCTGGAGCGGTGCGGCATCGGGGACTCGTCCTACTTCCCCAGGTCGCTGCTGTGCACCCCCATCAACATGAGCCACCGAACCGCCCGTGAGGAGGCGGAGACCGTCATGTTCGGGGCAACCGACGAGCTGTTCCAGAAGACAGGGGTGGCGGCAGCCGACATCAGCATCCTGGTggtgaactgcagcctctacaacccCACCCCCTCTTACACCTCCATGATCGTGAACCGGTACAAGCTAAGGAAGGATGTCATGAGCTACAACCTCGGCGGTATGGGCTGCAGCGCCGGCCTCATTTCCATAGACCTAGTCAAGAATCTCCTTCAGGTATcccacttcctcttcttccccccATTTCTGCTTATCGTTACCATCACTTCCGATCCAAGAGTTCAGACCACCTCAGTTGCTTTCAGCGGCAAAACCTGACCGTGAGAGAAGCCTTGGACATGGTTAAACTAGGTGGCCATGGCTATCTGGGCAGCACCTCAGCTCCGTAGCATCTGCACATGATAACCTAGGCCATGGCCGAGAGCAAGAAGTTAATGCACACATATCCCCACCCCATTTCTCACGTCCACCACGGCAGATGGCCCTGCCATCATCAGCACTTCACTGACTACTactgttcatcatcatcatcatcagtgcCATGCATGTGATTTCTGCTCGTCCTGGAACTGCACGCACCATAACTCCTCCACTAACTCCTTTTGCTTCGCCTTTGTCGGATCTCGTACTCTACTGTATAACCTAGACTATCCATTGATGATGCTTCTACTAACCATGCCATAATGGATGCGTATAAACGTGAAGTATATATCGAGTCATATGGTCCCAATACTCGTCGCACTCGTATTACTTCCACCAAAATTTATTGTACTTTCTCCATCCATCCTCGTATCAGTTGGTGTATCCGAATGCATCAATATACGTACATGGACCAGCACAAGAGCAGCGGGTAAACAGGCGACGAGGCAGTAAATGGAGGTGGGTGGGCGGTAGTGAATGATGGGCAGTGGTTAATGGGTTTACAGAGATGCCAGTCTCCGGTCTGATGCCGGACCCCGGAGTTCCCTCGATAACACACACTACCAGCATGAATCATGAGATGGATACGGGAACGGCAGGTTTGACGATTGTGATCATCCGGGAGTGGGGCGGGGACCACGGGTACGGAGCGGGTAAGGGTTCCACCTCGTACGATTGGAGTCTCTGGAGCTGCGGCGCCTGACTCGCCGGGAACGCCCACGTGTTTCACGGCTCGAGTGGCAGCTTTTGTCGGCTTGCGTAAAATGTGGTCGACGATGATAGATTATTAATTTAATCGGATGTAAATATTGGTAATTACATGGGAAGTAAATGGGCAGGTGCACCCGAACAGCTACGCGATGGTGGTGAGCACCGAGAACATGACGCTGAACGCCTACTTGGGAAACAACCGGTCGATGCTGGTGAGCAACAGCCTGTTCCGCCTCGGCGGCGCAGCCGTCCTGCTATCGAACCGGCGGTCCGACAGGCGGCGGTCCAAGTACCAGCTGGTTCACACCATGCGCACCCACCGAGGCGCCGAGGACTGCAGCCACTCGTGCGTGATGCAGGAGGAGGACGCGGAGGGGAAGGTGGGGGTGGCGCTGTCGAAGGAGCTGATGGTGGTGGCGGGTAACGCGCTCAAGGCCAACATCTCCACGCTGGGCCCGCTGGTCCTCCCCATGTCGGAGCAGCTCCTCTTCCTCGCCGCCATGCTCCTGCGCAAGGTGCTCAAGCTCAAGATCCGGAGCTACATCCCCGACTTCAAGCTGGCCTTCGAGCACTTCTGCATCCACGCCGGCGGCCGCGCCGTTCTGGACGAGCTCGAGAAGCACCTCGAGCTCACGCCCTGGCACATGGAGCCGTCCCGCATGACGCTCCACCGCTTCGGCAACACCTCCAGCAGCTCCCTCTGGTACGAGCTCTCCTACATCGAGGCCAAAGGCCGCATCCGGCGAGGCGACCGGGTGTGGCAGATCGCCTTCGGCTCGGGGTTCAAGTGCAACAGCGCCGTCTGGCGAGCTCTCAACACCGTCCTTGACGTCCACAAGAACCCATGGACGGACGAGATCCACAAGTTCCCGGTACACGTGCCCAAGGTCACGCCTATCCTATCCTAGATGGTCAGCTGCTCAGACGAAGAgacagggaagaagaagaagaagaagcatgttTGCCATGTTGTTGCGGACGCAACACCTTAATCTACATCTGCATGCAACAACTGCTACACACATTTACTTAATTATGCTTAGTAGATGGGTGAAAGTTGCATTAgcattaatcatcaaaatcaattattattattattatgattaatCTGAGTAATTATTATTCTGAATCCTGCTATACACCGATCATTTACCCTCCGATTAatcttaatttatattaaaataacgtCATAATTGCCCTTATTATCATGAAATAGCGTGTTTTTACCATCATTTGTGGCACCACCATGACAATTATGTTGTTGAAATCACTATTGGACATGTGAACTATATCTATGGAATGCCCAACATATGTTACTAGACAAGACTCAATTATAAATCATCACTATTTATTAGACTTGACATCACTGCAATGTAACATATATTAGACACGATCTATTTGACTTGACTAAACACTTGTAACCTTACGATGTTGATCTTAACTCCGTTATTTCGACCATATTGACTTCGAGGTAGGTCGATCAAGTCTCGAGTCAAATCGACGAACAGCGAAGCATGTGATGGACGGTTTGCTCGCTTGTTGGAGTGTAGTCAAACTTAGGAGATTAATGTTTAATCTCAATTTAATAGTAAATCTAGTTTTATAAGTCAACTCAAACCTCCTCATATATTATAAGATTCTTTATTTAAGACTTACGTGCTCATCGAGAGCTAAGCATAACTTAGAATCAAATTATAATATGATATATATGAGATCTACACCAACCATCGGTTTTGTCTTAAAGTACTTTCTAGCCACATTGATTAGTGTATTTTGTTTTCATTTTGGGCCTCCAGTGATACTTAGCATTAAAATTACTTTAATATCATttgtcatgacccaacatattaaCTTAGATTTTTCGCGATATTCATTTAGGAGTCGACATCTTTATTGAGGTCCAAAGATAATTGTAGGGTTCAAATAGTTAATAAGTTGATTGTTTTGTGAGAGAAAATATGAtgaaataaatgataaatatttcaaatagttAAATAGGAAGAATGACGTTTTTGGCACATacccaaatatttatttttttaaaaactaaatattAGATATTCTACGAAGAAGATGTATGCTATAAATATTCATATCTCCTATAAAGCCTCCATCAGCCTACACATCAGAAGCTTTTATCACTTACGCTACGTTTTAtagaatttttaataattttatatacaaatctttttattttatttttaaaaataaatacataatatttatttattatgcttgTTTTATACTttacttatatttaaaataatctttatatttttaaaaacataacatataaggcTCTCAGGTCAAGTTCTAGTTAAATAAATGTTAgagttgttgaatcttatattttgatgttgaaaccacttgatatatgtttatgatttaacttGCGTTTTGAGCGACGCTGGAtgtttcgatcagaatgagacaattaaagcaggaaaatcatgttgggtcggaggaacatgtcagaaaattagacgtcggaccggtggatcggtcgacgtatcgacaaaaggcttcgggctgtggattcgggcatcgggccaagaagagcggacattacgccaaggatatcggagttacggagacaactggccgattgggcaataggccacaggagagaacgatgcgccgaagaatcggacaaagcgttgagggaccaaggacatgcaggacaacttgattattgcttagtattaattatctagatcaaagtatatttttacatgtgcaggattaactagatagcttgaagatataaagcaagtttaccggagtcaagttcgatgggtgttcgagagtctgccgaAAGTTCAAAGAATCGTCGAAAGTACTGTCGGAACAAACCAAGAAGGAATCGGAGACTTGCTGAAGTTTTCGAAAGTTCAtcagaaagatcgtcggaggttcgcagtgatcaccgagaaggttcggatatttgccaaagactcgttaaactcaccacaagacagggagcttgctaggagtccgccggaagaaatccgagggtgtattgaaagtccgccggaaagctcgccggaaggaaactcgacgttgccagttaaaaacttgcttaggactatgtcttaattttataatttacatataattagggttaagattaatgGTTAATCGTATAACCATTAATCCTAACCCTTGTAAAAtggtttaagtgttcacctccctcttgctCTTTAAAACATAtgtaaaagtgtgaaccacttgtaaaatggttgtaagaggagtatttggtccatctccttcaaagtgatttgttagtggaagctgggagcctcatcaaagaatgcttcacaagtggatgtaggtcatttgactaaaccactttaaattgtggtgttccttgaatgtgtgagtgtttaattctcTGAAATATTTATCTAGTTAGCACCAAACTGTTCGGCTTTCATCTCTCTattcttgacttcctttacttgagctattttagctaagtcattcttcgtcgaatcgaaatctctaaacatttacgaaatcgattttaaaCTTACGAATTTTAATCTGttgtactaatttaccccccctcttagtgccgctccgatcctaacaagaatatACTTACGTGGCACgatgactcataataaactattaatataataatacatataatttaatttaaaaaaataatttattttcgtGATTATGGTTTTGGTTTTGAACCACTTAAGCCCTTATATAGTTTTGctcatatctaaaataactcatatatttttaaaaatataacatataagtccCGTATATTAAGTTTAAGTTAACAAACGTTAGAGTTTACTTACGTGGTATGAtgactcacaataaaccattagcataataacacatataatttaaataaaaaaattaagaccaCTATCAATAACAGAAGGAGACATTATCATGGAAGGtgttaggaatggggtcggcactaaggggggtgaattagtgtagtggtaaaatcacgtatttaaaaatgattcattttga
The DNA window shown above is from Musa acuminata AAA Group cultivar baxijiao chromosome BXJ2-4, Cavendish_Baxijiao_AAA, whole genome shotgun sequence and carries:
- the LOC103975257 gene encoding 3-ketoacyl-CoA synthase 20-like, giving the protein MAEKVAPSVDNRLPSYLLKLLKPNYMKLLYHHVISNALYLCLGPLLVLLFPRLSTLTLADLRELPNQPWVNLSAVVTTSTLLMAVATLYAMSRPRPVYLVDFSCYKPTQAHMATRGEIMEHFKKAGTFTDETVAFQHKMLERCGIGDSSYFPRSLLCTPINMSHRTAREEAETVMFGATDELFQKTGVAAADISILVVNCSLYNPTPSYTSMIVNRYKLRKDVMSYNLGGMGCSAGLISIDLVKNLLQVHPNSYAMVVSTENMTLNAYLGNNRSMLVSNSLFRLGGAAVLLSNRRSDRRRSKYQLVHTMRTHRGAEDCSHSCVMQEEDAEGKVGVALSKELMVVAGNALKANISTLGPLVLPMSEQLLFLAAMLLRKVLKLKIRSYIPDFKLAFEHFCIHAGGRAVLDELEKHLELTPWHMEPSRMTLHRFGNTSSSSLWYELSYIEAKGRIRRGDRVWQIAFGSGFKCNSAVWRALNTVLDVHKNPWTDEIHKFPVHVPKVTPILS